A window of Rhipicephalus microplus isolate Deutch F79 chromosome X, USDA_Rmic, whole genome shotgun sequence genomic DNA:
ACCAATAAATTGACAAAAGAAATACGGTATATTTTGTCAATTTTTTGTGTatttacaaacgcacgcacacacacgtgcactaTCTAGAGCATGCAGAACAACTGTTCCTAACTCATTTGCAATTTTCTGCGGTTTTATTTGTACTTTTTGGAACACCTGTCTTAATAGATTGTAGTTATTAAGAAGAGTGTGTGCTATTTCCACAAGTATGGTATTCAGCACAATATCAGGGTAATGACCActgcaagaaaaaacaaaattttttgttTTAGAAAATTGTCGTTTCGGACCGACACAAGAAGCGATATTTGCTATTCTGCTCCGGCCCctctcgcagtggtgcgtagaaagaaaggaaggaaaatagaaggaaaagaacgGCAAGGAGGTCAACAAGCCTATCGGTAGCCGGTTTGCTATCCAGCGCATTGGAGGGGGAATgggagagatgaaagatagagaggagaaagggaagagagacaaacacagcacaatcggcagcacacgcgcgcgcactcatagtccagtcttgtgtTTTGCGGTGTGTGACACTGCTGTTACAGCCGCGCTCTCAAGTCTGTGACGCGTAGGAATTTCAAAAGAGTTTTTGCGCCTCCTGTTGCAATGtgttctctcgggcacttgaaagaatagtgccCACAGAGATTTGGCTGTTCTGGATGCGCGCAAGAATGGATGCCAGtcactgtctctggatgtcataaaacggacagtcacacatgatgtggtgtagcgtctcttcgcaacgacaggcatcacagagagcgttgtcggccattcctatgacaaattaATAAGATTTTgaaaatgccactcctagccatgaGCGATGAAGAAGGATGGCTTCGCTTCGGTCGATTCCAGGGGGCATGCCGAGAGCCAttaaagaggacaggtggtgttaaCGATTCATCTCGTTGCTTGGTGGACACCATAGTGAGAACGTGATTTCACGCGGAAGTCGTCGACGATTACTGGCAgaatcggtccgcgaaagtggtatggcttcttctcgtgtggTTCAAAAGCTGActgcgcggcagtatcggcatgttcattCCCTATGACGCCACAGTGACTTGACAGCCACTGAAACGACTCATGaggccctttctcgtgtgaagtgtggagaagacattgaatttcgaaaacaagctgttcgtacagcccgcgacgcagtgctgagagcacagattgtagggcagcacttgagtcgctgaaaatcgaccattgatgcggtggttcccgatggaccacacaaagtgcagcgcgcaaagcagctagttccgatGCTGTAGAGATAGTTgttcagcacgggcgatgaaagctcagattttctCCGGATCCCTGgcacactaagatgcactgtgggtcgaataagacactaAAGGAGTATCGATGGTTTAggtgcaggagtgaagcccgagggaagtttctcgttgtacttcacaatgaTTTTAGCGAATGACGCTCTGTTTCTCTCTGAAGTGGTGCGTAGGTAGTCATATAACTTAGAACTCTGGAAATATGTTAATACTGCGTTTATATTAAACCTTGTCGCTCCCGTGGGCGCTTCTACCACTTTGCCCGTTCTTGGATCGCTATATTTTCGGTATTGCTTCTTAATTATTCTAGTTTGAAGCAGATATTACACATCTGAAAACCAATTAGGAAGCGTTTTGCAGTAAGTGTCTACCAGCATCTCAATTTGAAGGAAACTAATTAGACTAAGGTGCTGACCGCACTAATGCTACAATAACGTGATATGAACACCGGCAAAAAAGTACTACGCAGAAAACCGATGTCATAagtaattcacataaaaaacagcgccaaaaacgagggacaagaaaaaaaGCAGACAGAAGGTGGCAGTCTGTCTGGCATGctaatcatgtcgtaccaactcgcccaagcaaccacgttagctacttcCATAAGTAAGGCAATGGCATTCCTTCTATTTTTATCAACAAAGTGAACACAGGTAATACAAGTACGCGGTGCTAATCGCCAGTTGCAAAATGTTTACTGACCCTGAAAGAAAAACGCCTGTTCTGAATATGTTCTGGTATGCCCGTTTATCTATTTGTTGCCAGGGCCTATGCCTAGAAATCAGAAGCACAGATGACACCTTTATTTTGGAGCAAGAACGAAACATGGTGGCAATGCGGCCATTGTAACGACTTAAAAGTATGTAGTATGGACACATGTACCTTCAGGTCACGAATAAAACGGATGTCGACGTCAGTTTCACGAAAGACACGCTTCCATTTCGTTCTTCGCTTGTCCTTATGAAACGAGACCAATCAAACTATCAGTCTTTTTGTTGCGACAATTCGCCACGCAGCATCACCCAACCGTTCGGATTTCCAGCcgtacagattgcgaatatcTAGTACACGAAACGTATCACATATCCATGCTGCAGTTCACGGACATAAAAAAATGTGGTCTTCTCAAGTCGCCAACAAGAACACTAGCCCGCCAACCAAACTTTCTTGTTCCTTGGCAATCAATGTCTGCGGAGCGACGAGAACAAGCGTAGGCACGTTTGTGCAGCGAAATACACTGGTCAGAACGGAGTGAGGTCAGAGGGCGTAGTCAACACAGTGAGCACGGCTGAAATTATCTAGGTGCCATTACCCAGGTTCATGCACCATACTGTCATAGGgatttttattcttattttgtgACATAGCTGTTACAGATAACGACTGCAGCAGTGGCCAActaaagaagaaatgaaaaataaTGAACTAAAATTGGATAAGCTTAATAACACGAATGAACTAATTATCAAACGGGCGAGTCATGAAGAAAATAAacacaagcaaacaaaataacaaaccATGGCGGACGAAAAAGTGAGCTGTAGTCCTTTCAGCAAATACGCAGTCCGCTGTGCATGTTGGGACCTCGAAGGTAtttattgatatgcggggttcaacgtcccgaaaccatcttataaatataagagacgccgtagtggagggatcaagaaatttcgaccgcctcgtgttctttaaggtgcacaaAAATATGAaaccacgggcctacaacatttccacctccatcggaaatgcaggcgccgaagccgggattcgatcccgcgaccggcgggtgagcagccgagtaccttagcgactagaccaccgcggcggggcggaccCCGAAGTTAGGCTCCGAAAGTGTTAACATGTGCTTACAAACAAATGTTAGTAAAGTTTTCTGAAACCATTACGCTTCTTTAGTGTGAAAGCTGCGTGGAGGAAAAACGACGAAGACCGCGCGACACGAGCACGGGGCCACACTGGGAGCAGGATGTGACGTCACGCCTCGTTCGAACGCACCACGAGGGCCAATCAGGAAACGCGTCGTCATCAGCGACTGCAATGCTGGAGCTAGGCCAATGGCTACACTGAAAGTGGAGTGTACGGCTCTTCCTGAAGAAACAGTGCTTGTAGCGGGATTGCTTCCAGGCAAGGTGCTCTACCGCACGGCGACTCGTATGGCGGAGAAAGCTGATGGCACAGAGAGACATCAGCGTGCACTGGCGGAGCCAAGCTTGATCGACCGAGGCTACTCGATTTCCTGCATGGCGGCCACCGCACTGCTGAAGACCGATGACGACATCAGAGGAGCGTATGCGATGTGGATGCCTCACGCAAGAAACCCATGTGAAAAAGGTGAGTTCTGTTATGAATGTAATCAAAGAAAAGCAATATTCGATGAAGCAATGATTTGAACTGTTGAAAATAATGTATTAGAGGATCTGAGCTAGAGAATCATTGTCTGCTGCTATATTGTTCTGAATTTAGCGCCAGATGAATAGCATCTTCATGCTATACATGGCTGTTCACGCCTGCATGGGAAGCGTAGTTAACCTTTCAAGCGCTTCCTTTTTCAATTGTCCACCTCCATCTCTCTCGCACTGTATTGGTGTCGCTAGTGACGAAAAGAAGTATTTACAACTTCGCATCAATTCGTCCAGGGAGTCTACCACCTTTGCCCAAGCACGCGCCTACTTCCATCTACATTGAGCCTACCGGACAAGACCAGTCACCGAGCTTCTAAAGAGGTCCATAAACGAGCATATGTTTCGAGTAAACTCGAGTTTCACAGGCTGTACGAGCGAGTTCTCGCCGTTAGAAGTCCACATCAACCAGAACACTCTGCGCTGCAGTGAATTGCTTTGTAAACAGGCTGATTTTTGATCGGTCAAGAATGACACGAGTGTCCACATGATTTGTATCGCCTGTGTTTTCGAAGTATGAACTTTTACTGGCCTTTAATAGTGGTAATAGAATATTATTGAAGCGTCACTCGCGTCTTATAAATTGAAACAGTGTTTACGGTATTTTTCCCACGCTTTCTACTTCTCACGATAAATGAGCCATCGAGTTTTTGTGTTTGTTATTCTGGCACAACCTCCAGTGGCATTACCGCAATGATTTTGCGGCAATATCCCTAGCAAATGTTTAATCATTTATACTACACTATGCATGCAGGTAGTGACTCTCAAGCTACCATAATACTTACAGGGAATAACGGCCGACGCGTTGGCTCTTCGTTTAGGGTGCTCGGCATCCGGCCTGAAAGCCCATGGTCGATCCCGACCGCAGCTGTTGCATTTCGACGGAGCAGAGCGTAGAGGCTCGTGTCGCGTACTGTGCGGTGTGCGCGAGTGCACGAAATTGTCGGAAGCTCTAAAGTACGGCGTCTCGCAGCCTTAGTCGCTTTGGGACAAACCACATTAGCCAACTGTAGGTGAAATTCCAACTGCGGAGTTCAAGACGGCCATGCGGGTCATTTCAAAGTCATGTGCGACAATACCAACAATACCAACATAACATAAACAGTGCATCAGACAAAACTGTTGACATGATAATAAATTTGTGAGTTGTGTATACAAAGGAACTGCAGGACTTTGCGGATAACGCCATAGGGTTAAAGCTAAGCCTGAGGCCTCCACTACAGCATGCATTATGCATCTTTGACTTGGAACAGAAAAACCATATACAATTAGATTTTTCGAAAGtttcaaataaatgaataatttctGTGAGTTTACGCGTCAAAACCATGATGTCATTATCAGGCAGGACTCGGTGGGAGACTTGGTATTAATTGAGGCTTCCTTGGTATCCCTTAACGGGAACTTAATCTAGGTGCACAGGTGTTCCCGCGGTTCGCCTTGATCGAATAGCGGCTGCCATGACCGAgagtcgaacccacgccctgaaCCTAGAAGTGGGACCGTTTACCTAACAAGGTACAAAAATCTGCATTAGGTATTGACATTTCTCTCTCGTGTAGCAAAATATTAGAATTACTTGCATCTCCTCTCTCTCTATGAGCCTAACTGCGTGGTCAATTAGGCAAAATTATCAAGAGGAGATGGTAAACTCAGAGGATCGTGGTTTTTCTGTGGACATATTTAACCCTAGCTTGAGCACTGTAGCTGCCAATACATGGATTTAGCGTGAGATAAGATGAAATTAGCTTTATTTTGTCCTGAAAGACCCCGGTCAGACACCCCACGTGACGAGGAAGGGGGGTCCACTGGAGTTGCCAGCTGCGCCCACGCTCGTACAAGACGTCCCTCCGCCAGTTGAGAGATGGTAGCTTCTAAAGACCCTCTTCAAGTCCTTTGTTTTGTGCTTAACGTGACGCTACGTAACatcgggcactgccagagcatacgAGTGAGTGTGCAATTATCCGTTAAACAGCATCCTGGATGTAGTTATGCCTTGAGCAAAGTTATAAAACGTGCTTGAGACGAGAATAAAACTGCTTAGAGCATCGAGAGTACGAAAAAGTACTTTTTCACCCTACTTTTTACAAAAACCTATACGTAATCATTTATATATCTATTGTCATACACTATCATTGACCACTGCTGTTCCTTTATATTTAAACACCATATTGACTTTTATATAACAAATATCTACAAAatacagaaaagaagaaagagtTTCTCTCAGTGACTGCTGAGGCTGCGCGAGGCAAAGACGATAAAGACGGCTGATTATGTGGGGCGCGAAGAACGAGGCCACGTAGCGCGTGTTTGAAGGTGTCTGGGGAGCAAATTGGCAGTAGTTTATCTTTTGGCATCATCACatttggttatagccacagggacgtcttctctgcggtatttgaacaaacacacacacacacacacacacacacacacacacacacacacacacacatatatatatatatatatatatatatatatatatatatatatatatatatatatatttatatatatatatatatatatatatatatatatatatatatatatatattagactCACCATTATCtctctcaaatcgcatctgatagcttGCATTGATTCCTGCTCAGATATGCTCCTTTTTTGATTTccggcttttttttctatataatTTTACAGTCTAAAATAACTTTGTGTTAgcaaaaccataagccttttttttacttgaagaccctgccgcccggttcttggccgatccccctttgtgggtgttcACCAGAgaaacaaggatcatcatcatcatgatcatcaacatcatcactaccatcatcatcatcaatcagaATAGTTGTCGTCAGTGCTGACTGCAACGACGAAACCAGGCTACGTACCACAGCAGCTCTCAGTTACCATTCCATCCCTTCGAAGAACGCGGTAGCGAGAGTGCTTCCAGGCAAGATGAAGTGCCGTACGGTGAGTAGGCGATGGCGGAGCAGAGCTAAAGCACCACGAGAAGACGACTTCGACGGGCGCAGCAAAGCTTGGCAGGCCGCGGCCAAACACTTTGCTACACGGTGGCCCACAAATAGACAACCATGCGCCACAACATCCAGGGCAACATCGCAGGAGCCAATGCGATGTGGACGTCTCGCGCAAGATGCCCCTGTGAAGCAGGTTCGTCCCGTTATAAATCTTATTAACGCAAATCAATCACATATGCCGCGATTGTGCCAACTTTTGAATCAGTGAGCCTTGAGAAATCAGACATCTTACGATACATTTTTTGAGCAACAAATAAGTAATGTTTGTTCAAGCTTCGCTGCTGCTTTGAACCGCAGCGCCCAATATTGCATGTCAAATCTTTTCTCAAAACTTCGTCGCCATCGCTTTTGCATATATTCTTGTGGCCTTGGTAAAGAATAAATGTACGTTCTTAACACCTTGCAGGAACTCGTGTACGCCTCATTTTACAAGCGCCGTGCTCCTGTGTCCCACCAAGTGCTCACTTGCGTCTACATCGAGCCTACATGATCCAAAGCAGCCGCAATCGCTGGAGGAAGACTTCGAAGGAGGAAGTAGTTCCAGGGATATAACTGTCGGTGCAAGCGGATGaaaaaacagagaggaaaagaggAGAAGTGCTTGGTCCCAAGTTTCGTTAAGCgctgtcctctcttcctttctgtttatttgagcgtttgaactgacagttataccatgcatatcttACCAGCCCAACATTCGATTTTGAAGTATTTCCAGTCGACTCACTTTCACCGCCTCAGCAGGGCAGTTGTCAAGACAAAGACTCACTCGCTTGACGGAAAATCCTATATGCTGTGCCAAATGGTCCACCAAATACGCCTTCTGTAGCCTGTCCGCCAGTGATGTCATGTTCTGAACCACTTGTATGGCCACTACATAGAAACGGCCTGGCTATATTGTTTTCCAATGTTGTTAATAAAGCCCTATTGAAGCGTCATTTTCGTCCTACtatattgattcataaattaAACTTTCGTTTGTGTTTTGTTGGTGAATTACTTACAAGGGGAAGAGTACAGCGAAAATTGGGGTGGACCACAGAGAGATGACACAGTACCAGTGCTTGTGTTCCTCCTTTGCAGCGCGTTCTTAATTTCTAAAAAAGTCTACTTCTTCAAAATATTAAAGCAGTGTTCACGTGAAGTTTCCTGTACATATCTTAATGATAGGTCGCTGTAGCACAGTGGAATATTCGGTGCCTCTGGAAGCGACTTATTCCCACGTTGTGCTGGATTTAAAGCAGGCCAAAAAATTTTGCTGTTACTCAGATGCAAATAAAACAGCACCTTAAATACaagaagtgcaaaaaaaagcagttttgTGGCCCTAAGTCTCAcatttaagagttgaatgcgaaaGGAATAATCTGCTACTTGTCCATATATTTCCATGACGCATATATTTCCATGAGCCATGACGCCTTTTCGAATTTGTTATCCACCCCTTAAATGGCCTTAAGGAAACAGGcgcagtagcatgttttgcttttGTAGTAGATTACTGGCTTTAAAcgacgaagtcattatgataatcgcatgttctcaCGCCTGATTGCAATGAATGCTTGTACAATAGAGGTTCATAACATTAACTAGTGGAGATTCTGgcactgtgatcgttcagcgaccatgggactgatgggtagtacacggatttgcctagtcatCGTACCTGAGcacggcgaatcgcacttgtggcttcattaaAACCGGAATACTAGTTCCCTTCAGAAATAACCCATGTATGAGGTATGGGTGACGCGTTTTTGCAAATGGCTATGCATCAATGGACAGTTTTTCCCATTTGTCTCTTCAACCATCTTCACTTTCCCAGCCCTTGTAAGACTGAATTTTGTAATTACGGTCCCCTATAGATTAAGTGAGTTGGAGATCATTGTTTTCTCACTTTAAAACATTGCAAAGGGTAGCGCTTGTGGACACGGACAGCCAGAAGTCACACGGACACGCAGGCGGAAGCACTTTATTTTCCTTAGGTCACTCCACCAGAGCTCCTGCTAAGCTGTGTGGCGAAATTCACCTGACGTTTTTTCATATATGAGAACGGACCCCTCAACAGCCTCTGAATATACAAAAAACGAGCACGTTATACTCTCCTGGCGTTTCAGCGCGCTTCATGACGGGAGAAGTGGTATTCACGTGACATATATGTGGCAAAAACTGTCAATTAGTCCATATAGGAGGAATAACAGATGCGAATTATCTCCTCGTTGGTTTACCGCGCAATCACCGAGACGTTCTGAATTCCTTGTCTCGCATCAGCGTCGCAGTAGAAATTTACACATGACAGGCGCAGCAGTGGAAACATGACGACCTGAGTCCATACACTGCTTGTTGCAACTCCCACAGGTTGTCGCCGTCGGTTGAGGAAGCACCTCCGCGAATAAAGCACATAAGAAGAACGCATGTCACAGATGATATGGCGATGCGTATCGTTCGATGCGAAATGCGATACAGGCGCGCGGCGGTTCCACGTAGATTAACCTCAAAGTGGTTTTCAAACTTGGTTTGATGCAGCCAGTATACAGAATACAGAATTCTGAAGCTCTTAGCACACTGTGTGTCAATTACGCTGCAGTTTTGTTGTTCCACATTAACTATTTATTTATACCCGCTAAGTAAAAGATATTTTTGCGATAAATTAAAGAGTATGTTTTAGTATTATATATGTTCTGTTAATAAAATTAGGTGATGCGTTGTGTCATACCCACAGAACAGGGCTGGTTAAAACGAGTCGAGGTAGCAGCATAGCTGTATAGTCACAAATGGTAGTTGTCTTCAGGCTCTAAAACTCCTTAGGCAGCCTACCGAAAGCGTTGATCGGAGCAACAGGGGTACGCAGTAAATCGGGTGCGCTGCTTTAGATTTCAAGAACGAACTATGAAGACTGTCTTTGGAGTTACATGTTGGGCCCATTGTTCCCATTTCAGATTAAACCCAAAAGTGAGCACAAACTGTGGAACACAGTGTACAAACTAAGCCATGTTTGGCTGCTAACCGAAGGGCTATTGACCTTCCAGTCCGAGTGAATTAGCTACTCTATGTTGCCATTGAACCCAAGAAAAAGTGATGCTGTGAAGAACACGACGCGAAGTCGTCAAACGCCCGTGTgttgaacacgaaaaaaaaagaatgatttcgATTTGTATAATACAATTCTATATCATATTTTTGAACAACTTACCACATTTTTGGCGAAAATTTTTTGTGAGCAAGTTGGCTTCACAGTACTGCTTCACGTTAATAACACGCATAGATTGTTCCCTCATTTTCTTTTAAATTAAATTTTACCATAGTTAGCTGTTAGGGGTGCGGGTTAAACTCGGGGATGGGTTATACGCTTGAAAATACGGTATCGATGTAAACAGGCCTCAGCTTCTTTGTGCGTAGCTCCGCGTACTCCTCGAGCGCCGGAGCCTCTACAGCCGGTCGACCCCTAAGTATGACTATAAACTCCGTCCACAAGGCCGTACAGCGCGATTAATGTGTGCGCTTCCGTCTTCTAAAGAAAGtactgcacacacacaaaaaaaaatctgtgagTATGGTGATCACCAAGCTATATTTTTGATGTACCCGAGCCCCACAAGATACACAGGACGCGTCAGAACTTTTTGACCAAATGATGGTGTGTACTGAACACTTCAAGCACCTTTCGCTTCGCTATGCTTCAAAAGTGGCCCAAACACAGGCTTCAACTGCCTCGAATAAAGACTGGTGACAGTGACGCTTAGGCGCGTGCAATCAACAGTACGAGATAAATTGTTTTAGAAGAAACAAACATGAcacgaaaaaagaagcgccgGGCTTGCTCGGAGCGCAGCACGGTCACTGGAAAAATTCGAAGAAAATGAGAATTTTCTAGAAACTGGTGTGAATTCTCTTGGGATTAAAAAGTACGCTTGCAAGGTTCCCACTAAGACCTAAATCGTAATTTTGTCAAGAAGGGAGGCACCCCTACGCCATTATTCGCTTTTTCTGTGGACAAGTGAGGTACACACTACCTGTTTACAAGGCATTAGTGCACTTTAATTTGTTCATACTGTGATTGATGACGATGAAACCTTACAGTATTGCCCTTTTTAATGCGTTGGAACTTGGGAGCATTCCATGACCTACTTGTTAAGCCATTCGTATTGTGCGAAACTTGGCTGTTATCCGTACTCTTTTACCACGCTAAATTACATGTTAAAGTGGATCCTTCCCGACAAGAAGCTTTTGTAGGGTCTTTTAGGAAAGAAGTTTCTGAAGCTTGCACGGGTCACGTGCGCCCGAGGAATGCTTTATTGAACATAAACTTGCTTTTATATACATGTTATTTCGATGGGCGTGGCCACCAACCAGGcaggtgtgtgcatgcatgtcTGTCACATCTCCCTTTTTAGCAAAACAAAATTTACAGTTCCGCCAATGAATATCTTTGCGATGGCCGTCGGTTGCGTTTGTTTCTGCGTAGTTGCGGCTCGGCGGGGCCCACGTCGGCTTGATGTTCTAGTGTAGGGGGAACCAGTGAAGCCGGGGCCAGGCGAAGATGTTTTCTGGTGACCTGCAACTGGAGCCCATCTTCGGTCTCGACAATATAGGCTCTCGGACTGTACGCAGGCTTGAAAACCGTAGCAGGGGACCAGGTCTTTGAAGGCACGTTGTACACTGTGACGCGGAAGCCATCAGGAAGTCCTGGTAGCAATCTTGTACCCCTGTTGCAGAAGGAACGTTGTCGACTTTTGATACTGTGGAGCCGCCGTTGAACCTCCTGAGAGAGTATGGTCTGCGGTCGAAAGTGGGTTTCTGTGACTGGC
This region includes:
- the LOC142776877 gene encoding uncharacterized protein LOC142776877 encodes the protein MATLKVECTALPEETVLVAGLLPGKVLYRTATRMAEKADGTERHQRALAEPSLIDRGYSISCMAATALLKTDDDIRGAYAMWMPHARNPCEKGSLPPLPKHAPTSIYIEPTGQDQSPSF